DNA from Gloeomargarita sp. SRBZ-1_bins_9:
TTAGTCCCGTCCTGCTAGGCCAATGTTCCTGTCTATTTTACCCCTTGGGGAGCCGCCTCGCCGCTAACCATTTCATTGCCTTATAGGTTGCAGTAACTGAAATTATCAAATAAAATCGGCTTATTTTTTACCACTAGAAAGCTAAAATCATCCTCACTTTGCAAAGACTGTAACACTGTTTAGGATGGAGAGCAACCATGGTTTTTGGACTTAGAAATGCCCTGTTTTGGGGCTGTTTCATCTGAGATAATGGAGGAGTTGCGCGTGGCTAATCAGGGTTTAAGTCCGCGGAAATTTTTAACTGGCGCCGGCACGGCAACCGAGTTGGTTTTTAGGAACAAAGCTGCCGGTTGTGCTCAATCAGCGAGTAAACCGGAAACGACCAAAATTCAGTTGGGTTACCTGCCCATTGTGGGGTCGGCGCCCCTGATCATTGCCCAGGAGAAGGGGTTTTTTGCCCAGTACGGTCTGCCGGGGGTGGAGGTGATCAAGCAGGTCAACTGGGCGTCGGCCCGGGACAATGTGGTGATCGGCGCGGCGGGGGGCGGCATTGACGGGGGGATGTGGCAACTGCCCATGCCCCACCTGATCACCGAAGGGGTGATCACCAACGGCCAAAAGGTGCCCATGTACGTGCTGGCCCAGCTGATTACCCAGGGAAATGGCATTGCCATCGCCGGAGCGCACCAGGGGAAGGGCATCCACCTGCGCATCCAAAACCCGGATTACATCAAGGGCTTCAGTCGCACCAACGGGCGCAAGTTCCGGGCGGCC
Protein-coding regions in this window:
- a CDS encoding ABC transporter substrate-binding protein, coding for MGYLPIVGSAPLIIAQEKGFFAQYGLPGVEVIKQVNWASARDNVVIGAAGGGIDGGMWQLPMPHLITEGVITNGQKVPMYVLAQLITQGNGIAIAGAHQGKGIHLRIQNPDYIKGFSRTNGRKFRAAYTFPGGNQELRRRVFWRS